Proteins from a genomic interval of Siniperca chuatsi isolate FFG_IHB_CAS linkage group LG10, ASM2008510v1, whole genome shotgun sequence:
- the tcf15 gene encoding transcription factor 15: MMTFAMLRPVATHLVYSDFTITSEDDENRSESDGSSEQSYCGSSEKRRRISRKLEGDSAVVVKQRSAANARERGRTQSVNTAFTALRTLIPTEPVDRKLSKIETLRLASSYISHLANVLLLGDGGADGQPCLGPVHAQGESGTQQPRTICTFCLSNQRKGIKDGKDCFKMRGLGPLRMRR, from the exons ATGATGACTTTCGCCATGCTGCGGCCTGTGGCAACACACTTGGTCTATTCAGACTTCACTATCACGTCCGAGGACGATGAAAACCGCAGCGAAAGCGACGGCAGCTCGGAGCAAAGTTACTGTGGCTCCAGCGAAAAACGAAGAAGGATTTCACGCAAACTGGAAGGAGACTCGGCGGTGGTCGTGAAACAGAGGAGCGCAGCTAACGCCAGGGAGAGAGGCAGGACCCAGAGTGTCAACACCGCATTCACAGCTCTTCGGACTCTCATACCCACCGAGCCGGTGGACAGAAAGCTCTCCAAAATTGAAACTCTTCGACTGGCATCCAGCTACATTTCCCATCTGGCCAACGTTCTTCTTCTCGGAGACGGCGGCGCTGATGGACAGCCCTGCCTCGGCCCGGTTCATGCGCAAGGAGAGAGCGGGACGCAGCAGCCGCGGACCATCTGCACCTTCTGTTTGAGCAACCAGAGAAAAGGG ATAAAGGATGGCAAAGACTGTTTTAAAATGCGAGGGCTGGGTCCGCTGCGAATGAGACGCTGA
- the LOC122883638 gene encoding uncharacterized protein LOC122883638 — MFQKVLFIKLLLVHYATQIQAEIQASCNEDVPLKCPVVDIDSMDFLSVTWYKHNNQKKLGIIRRGKDENLTQHYNFTRSARFGEKHSLFLDSVTPEDSGTYECYISANVGGQNQNPTVVLTVNVCTTQADLTTMTSVLNTTHSDLLCHNQVEDLPVMWSIVGYVALGLAKIILSLISIWVIQAIRIRSSRRRQHKW; from the exons atgtttcagaagGTACTGTTCATTAAG CTGCTGTTGGTGCATTACGCAACCCAGATTCAGGCAGAAATTCAAGCAAGCTGCAATGAAGATGTCCCACTTAAGTGTCCAGTTGTTGACATTGACAGCATGGATTTTCTCTCAGTAACATGGTACAAG CACAACAACCAGAAAAAACTTGGCATTATCAGGAGAGGTAAAGATGAAAATCTCACACAGCACTACAACTTCACTCGTTCGGCCAGGTTTGGAGAGAAACACAGTCTGTTCCTCGACAGTGTGACACCTGAAGATTCGGGCACCTATGAATGTTACATCAGTGCAAATGTAGGGGGTCAAAATCAAAATCCCACAGTCGTTCTAACGGTTAATG TGTGTACGACCCAGGCTGACCTGACAACAATGACAAGTGTGTTGAACACGACTCACTCCGACCTGCTGTGCCACAACCAAGTTGAGGACCTGCCAGTCATGTGGAGCATTGTAGGCTATGTGGCACTGGGCCTCGCCAAAATCATTTTATCTCTAATCAGCATTTGG GTTATTCAAGCTATTCGTATCAGGTCTTCAAGACGACGGCAGCATAAGTGGTGA